From one Parabacteroides sp. FAFU027 genomic stretch:
- a CDS encoding exonuclease SbcCD subunit D C-terminal domain-containing protein, translated as MKILHTSDWHLGHRLHEHSQYEEHSLFLHWLSDYILQNQIDVLLLAGDVFDTGAPSAQSLKLYYDFLVNLRQTNCHSVFITGGNHDAPGTLDAPKELLHALSVQVVGKATEELCDEVFTVECNGEKLQVAAVPFLRDQDIRRAVAGESFDQITERYKLALMRHYHDVARICEENKPEKALTIAMGHLFAIGGKVSDSEQSIYVGNLGDIGAEDFPETFDYMALGHLHRAQKVGGKEHIRYSGSPLTLSFSEVNQEKQVLLIETKDAQIKEISPVVVPAFRHINRIRGTYDECVAKLQLIAQQEHALTPWVEVILERKPDAILSYTEINKVAEPLNVEVLRVTYSQTKEVNGAGQYAEQELDINDLDPVEVFRLKCKEEDFDLEQNPEIVDAFHEILQLVQGQ; from the coding sequence ATGAAAATACTCCATACTTCCGACTGGCACCTCGGCCACCGGCTACATGAACACTCCCAATACGAGGAGCATTCGCTCTTTTTACACTGGCTGTCAGACTATATTTTACAAAATCAGATTGATGTGCTGCTTTTGGCGGGGGATGTATTCGATACGGGAGCGCCCTCGGCCCAAAGCCTGAAGCTTTACTATGACTTTCTGGTGAATCTGCGTCAGACGAATTGTCATTCCGTGTTTATCACCGGAGGAAACCACGATGCTCCGGGTACGCTCGATGCTCCGAAGGAGTTGCTGCATGCACTGTCCGTACAAGTGGTGGGAAAGGCGACTGAAGAATTGTGCGATGAGGTGTTTACTGTGGAGTGCAACGGTGAAAAGCTTCAGGTCGCTGCCGTTCCTTTCCTGCGTGACCAGGATATTCGTCGGGCTGTGGCGGGAGAGAGCTTCGATCAGATTACGGAGCGCTACAAACTGGCCCTTATGCGGCATTACCACGACGTGGCACGTATCTGCGAGGAGAATAAACCGGAAAAAGCATTGACTATCGCGATGGGACACCTCTTTGCCATTGGCGGAAAGGTATCGGACAGCGAGCAGAGCATCTATGTTGGTAATCTGGGCGATATCGGAGCAGAGGATTTTCCCGAAACCTTCGACTACATGGCGTTGGGACATTTGCACCGAGCACAAAAGGTAGGAGGGAAGGAGCATATCCGCTATTCGGGTTCGCCACTGACGTTGAGCTTTAGCGAGGTGAATCAGGAAAAACAGGTATTGCTTATCGAGACAAAAGATGCTCAGATAAAAGAGATTAGTCCCGTTGTGGTTCCGGCTTTTCGTCACATCAACCGCATCCGGGGAACGTATGACGAATGCGTGGCGAAATTGCAACTGATCGCACAGCAAGAGCATGCCCTCACTCCCTGGGTAGAGGTGATATTGGAAAGAAAACCTGATGCAATTCTCAGTTATACTGAAATCAACAAAGTGGCTGAACCGCTGAATGTTGAGGTGCTTCGGGTAACTTATAGCCAGACGAAAGAGGTCAATGGGGCAGGGCAATATGCCGAACAGGAACTGGATATCAATGACCTGGATCCGGTGGAAGTTTTCCGTCTGAAATGTAAAGAGGAAGATTTCGATTTGGAACAAAACCCCGAAATCGTGGATGCCTTTCACGAGATATTGCAATTGGTACAGGGGCAGTGA
- a CDS encoding cold-shock protein, which yields MAISFNKKELEKKKQSKKLEKQKRKEERKVSGSKSFDDMIAYVDENGMITDTPPDPTKKSKVDLESIAVSTPKKEDVEDPILKGRVEHYNSAKGYGFIKDLGSTEKYFFHINNAPDTIAEGNMVSFELERGQKGMNAVRIELTK from the coding sequence ATGGCGATTTCATTTAATAAGAAAGAGTTAGAAAAGAAGAAACAGTCTAAGAAACTGGAAAAACAGAAGCGCAAAGAGGAGCGCAAAGTCAGTGGTAGCAAATCGTTTGACGATATGATTGCCTATGTGGATGAAAATGGTATGATTACCGACACTCCACCGGATCCCACCAAAAAAAGCAAAGTGGATCTGGAATCCATCGCAGTTTCCACTCCTAAAAAAGAAGACGTAGAAGATCCTATACTGAAAGGTCGCGTAGAGCATTATAACTCAGCTAAAGGGTATGGCTTTATCAAGGACCTGGGTAGTACGGAGAAATATTTCTTTCACATCAACAATGCTCCCGATACGATTGCTGAAGGCAATATGGTGTCGTTTGAACTGGAGCGTGGCCAGAAAGGAATGAATGCGGTCAGAATTGAGTTGACCAAATAA
- a CDS encoding AraC family transcriptional regulator, translated as MKTSTTLPVYSLRNFSKSELGSRAFQVEVFDANRHFAVEYPHRHDFFEVLYLYKGSGVHVIDDKQYQVQPPCIFFMSPGQAHKLELSKDIEGYIFLFTSDFYLINQSNQNRLLEFPFFFTVQQTNPPLHLENEQETTFLEKLFIQAVSEVGKAEYSEELLRSLLDLILVYAASLYKVDEQMLVKGKGHLLVKRFFQLVEENYQNNYSVNEYASMLAITPNHLTQTVKQLTGKTSNDILQQKQLLEIKRLLVHTNLGVSEIANQLNFVDQSYFTKFFKKMTGMTPLRFRSESMKST; from the coding sequence TTGAAAACCAGCACAACACTTCCCGTCTATTCGTTGCGCAACTTCAGCAAGAGCGAGTTGGGCAGCCGTGCCTTTCAGGTAGAGGTGTTTGATGCCAATCGTCACTTTGCGGTGGAATATCCGCACCGGCATGATTTTTTCGAGGTGCTCTATCTCTATAAGGGTTCGGGAGTACATGTGATCGATGATAAACAGTACCAGGTACAACCGCCCTGCATCTTTTTCATGTCGCCGGGGCAGGCGCACAAACTGGAGCTGAGCAAAGACATTGAAGGCTACATTTTCCTATTTACATCTGATTTTTACCTCATCAACCAAAGCAACCAGAATCGCTTGCTGGAGTTTCCCTTCTTCTTTACCGTCCAGCAGACCAACCCTCCATTGCATCTGGAAAACGAGCAGGAGACTACATTTCTGGAAAAGCTGTTCATACAGGCGGTTAGCGAAGTGGGCAAGGCTGAGTATTCGGAAGAATTGCTGCGCTCGTTGCTGGATCTGATACTGGTGTATGCCGCTTCACTCTACAAAGTGGATGAGCAGATGCTGGTCAAAGGAAAAGGCCATTTGCTGGTCAAACGCTTTTTCCAGTTGGTCGAAGAAAACTACCAAAATAACTATTCGGTCAACGAATACGCCTCAATGCTGGCCATCACGCCTAACCACCTCACGCAAACCGTGAAGCAACTGACGGGTAAAACCAGCAATGATATTCTACAGCAAAAACAACTGCTTGAAATAAAGCGCCTTTTGGTGCATACAAACCTCGGTGTTTCGGAAATTGCCAATCAGCTCAATTTCGTGGACCAGTCCTATTTTACCAAGTTTTTCAAGAAAATGACAGGTATGACCCCGCTGCGCTTTCGGAGCGAATCCATGAAAAGTACCTAA
- the ilvC gene encoding ketol-acid reductoisomerase: protein MANYFNTLPLREQLNQLGVCEFMDKSEFADGVNALKGKKIVIVGCGAQGLNQGLNMRDSGLDISYALRQEAIDAKRASYVNATENGFTVGTYEQLIPTADLVINLTPDKQHSAVIDAVMPLMQQGAALSYSHGFNIVEEGKQIRKDITVIMVAPKCPGSEVRAEYVRGFGVPTLLAVHPENDPEGKGWAYAKAYAVATGGDRAGCLHSSFVAEVKSDLMGEQTILCGMLQTGSILCFDKMIEKGIDAGYASKLIQYGWETITEALKHGGITNMMDRLSNPAKIKAFGLAEELKSIMRPLFWKHMDDIMSGEFSSTMMKDWANDDINLLTWRKATGETNFEKTPAGDVEISEQEYFDNGVLMVAMVKAGVELAFETMTEAGIKEESAYYESLHETPLIANTIARKKLYEMNRVISDTAEYGCYLFDHACKPLLTDFMKKIDTNVIGKAFAEGKGNGVDNQALIAVNEEIRFHPIEIVGAELRQAMTAMKKIVG, encoded by the coding sequence ATGGCTAATTACTTCAACACGCTTCCTTTGAGAGAGCAATTGAATCAATTGGGAGTTTGCGAATTCATGGACAAAAGCGAATTCGCTGACGGCGTTAACGCGCTGAAAGGTAAAAAAATCGTTATCGTAGGTTGTGGCGCTCAGGGTTTGAACCAGGGTTTGAACATGCGCGATTCTGGTCTGGATATCTCTTACGCATTGCGTCAGGAGGCTATTGATGCAAAAAGAGCTTCTTACGTTAACGCTACTGAAAACGGATTCACTGTAGGCACTTACGAGCAATTGATCCCAACTGCTGACCTCGTAATCAACCTGACTCCAGATAAACAACACTCTGCAGTTATTGATGCAGTTATGCCATTGATGCAACAAGGTGCTGCTCTTTCTTACTCTCACGGTTTCAACATCGTAGAAGAAGGAAAGCAAATCCGTAAAGATATTACCGTTATCATGGTAGCTCCAAAATGTCCGGGTTCTGAGGTTCGTGCTGAGTATGTTCGCGGATTCGGTGTACCTACATTGTTGGCTGTTCACCCTGAAAACGACCCTGAGGGTAAAGGATGGGCTTATGCAAAAGCGTATGCTGTAGCTACCGGTGGTGACCGTGCGGGATGTCTTCACTCTTCTTTCGTTGCTGAGGTAAAATCTGACCTTATGGGTGAGCAAACTATCCTTTGCGGTATGTTGCAGACAGGTTCTATCCTTTGCTTTGACAAAATGATCGAAAAAGGTATCGACGCTGGTTACGCATCTAAACTTATCCAGTACGGATGGGAAACGATCACTGAAGCGTTGAAACACGGTGGTATCACCAACATGATGGACCGTCTTTCAAACCCTGCTAAAATCAAAGCATTCGGTTTGGCTGAAGAATTGAAATCTATCATGCGTCCTTTGTTCTGGAAACACATGGATGACATCATGTCTGGCGAATTCTCATCTACTATGATGAAAGACTGGGCTAACGATGATATCAACCTGTTGACCTGGAGAAAAGCTACAGGCGAAACCAACTTTGAGAAAACTCCTGCCGGTGACGTAGAAATCTCTGAACAAGAGTACTTCGATAACGGTGTATTGATGGTAGCTATGGTGAAAGCCGGTGTAGAATTGGCATTCGAAACCATGACTGAAGCAGGTATCAAAGAAGAGTCTGCATACTACGAGTCATTGCACGAAACTCCGCTGATCGCTAACACTATCGCTCGTAAAAAATTGTACGAAATGAACCGTGTTATCTCTGATACTGCTGAGTACGGATGTTACTTGTTTGACCACGCTTGCAAACCGTTGTTGACTGACTTCATGAAGAAAATCGATACTAACGTAATCGGTAAAGCTTTTGCTGAAGGTAAAGGTAACGGCGTTGACAACCAGGCTTTGATCGCTGTAAACGAAGAGATCCGTTTCCACCCAATCGAAATCGTTGGTGCTGAACTTCGTCAGGCGATGACTGCAATGAAAAAAATCGTAGGTTAA
- a CDS encoding AAA family ATPase, whose product MKIIRIELQNINSLKSASPVEIDFEGEKFRGVGLFGITGPTGAGKTTILDAITIALYHDVPRFNQSQAATGLVDVVSRGAEDAFTRVTFETNDAKYEAFWSIRLTRKGGVRLTKPIETVQLKNLTDGTIIAEKKSEKEQKIEEITQLNYKQFLRSVMLAQGEFAAFLSAKQSEKGALLEQITGQEIYKKIGEAVRSRINAESSSLDAIKSKINNADLLTEEQRTELTSRQVLLNDEVKASDTLWQEANRMVAWYEAEEKLTARKQQLAARQVELTTRSEQLQPELLALETHQKAEPFKPLITELQRTETELQRKQERNRQLLQQQEEQSVQLKNADGELQQKQSAHQTAEEHFRNWQPQLDKVTQLDTELRSIGEQITRTGDAKKADAQALDLLQKNISTKQSVFTQYQAQLKEVEAFLQSEKDLPEIETSLAEWVKHFSIRSQLAMQQVKTVSRLEENGKLLQSVDEQIAKLLAEYSTRKTQLAESQTKEKSLAETLEKHPLEQYLKQKDEWVAKQALFGRLQQISASFLSLSQQKKELDEGLKVQMENQKTLQSQQKRQQEALGNAKALMQKSEQILELESRIKSYEEERKKLVEGEPCALCGSTVHPYVKQYAGLELTATQKQVAEEKALVEKRQNELNAISANVAAVQARIESGTTQSAQLAAQQAQLEADFQAGNVSFAITDKETLAAGLVEANQALQTLEGQIAGAQQLQKEREKLQSDIQTLSNEFADITNNGTELRGKQSALKQQLETDQKEAERLQSELAIVVNQLTESIDKYGFALPQVEETESFIASLQKRISQYKEQSTLQNKLLTDIHTLAAELKSQGELAAEKETALQQLQKQYDELTVQFTEKEQQRISILPKELSVEKQREELTRQVQLAQQQLKSATDQRSVIQEKLLATRTELETLSKDSLTQKENYDTLQQQLAAQLSDTPFLTRAAVEEALLSDERKRQLDVLKKQLDDTALELITLEKQRQSESDSHLQNKNFEQSAEEALAQKQQCEADRGAMQKQLGEITERFRKDGEIQLRNQEVVEKINAQEKVVRKWESLYSRLGGSKDSFNTYIQRLTLKHLIRLANHHLSKLNNRYSLYMGDKYKAGEELQFVLIDHDQTDEMRYVETSSGGEKFLISLALALGLSDIASRNVRIGSLFIDEGFGTLDANTLETVIATLETLQSQGKMIGIISHVDSLKERIPTQIVVKKRSNGVSAVEIV is encoded by the coding sequence ATGAAAATCATTCGCATAGAATTACAAAATATCAATTCGCTGAAGTCAGCATCCCCCGTGGAGATTGACTTCGAGGGCGAAAAATTCCGCGGTGTCGGCCTCTTCGGGATTACCGGACCGACGGGTGCGGGAAAGACCACCATACTCGATGCCATTACCATCGCACTCTATCACGATGTGCCGCGATTCAACCAGTCGCAGGCTGCGACCGGATTAGTAGATGTGGTGAGCCGCGGAGCAGAAGACGCCTTTACACGGGTAACATTCGAGACCAACGATGCGAAATACGAAGCGTTTTGGTCCATTCGACTGACCCGCAAGGGGGGTGTCCGCCTCACGAAGCCGATTGAAACCGTCCAGCTCAAGAACCTGACAGACGGAACCATCATCGCCGAGAAGAAGAGCGAGAAGGAGCAGAAAATCGAAGAGATTACCCAGCTCAACTACAAGCAGTTTCTCCGCTCGGTGATGCTGGCACAGGGCGAGTTTGCCGCTTTCCTGTCAGCCAAACAATCGGAAAAAGGGGCTTTGCTGGAGCAAATCACCGGACAGGAGATTTATAAGAAAATCGGGGAGGCGGTACGCAGCCGTATCAACGCGGAAAGCAGCTCCCTCGATGCCATCAAATCCAAAATCAATAATGCAGACCTGCTGACAGAGGAGCAACGAACAGAATTGACGAGTCGTCAGGTCCTTCTAAATGACGAAGTAAAAGCGTCGGATACTTTATGGCAAGAAGCCAACCGGATGGTCGCCTGGTACGAAGCGGAGGAAAAATTAACGGCCCGGAAGCAACAACTTGCCGCCCGCCAGGTGGAACTCACTACCCGAAGTGAACAGCTACAGCCGGAATTGCTGGCCCTTGAAACCCATCAAAAGGCGGAACCTTTCAAACCGTTGATTACAGAACTGCAACGCACCGAAACCGAGTTGCAACGGAAGCAGGAGCGGAACAGACAACTTTTGCAGCAACAGGAGGAACAATCCGTGCAGTTGAAGAATGCTGACGGAGAATTGCAGCAAAAGCAATCGGCCCATCAGACCGCCGAAGAGCATTTCCGCAACTGGCAACCGCAACTGGATAAAGTGACGCAACTCGATACTGAACTTCGTAGCATCGGGGAGCAAATCACCCGAACCGGTGATGCGAAGAAGGCGGACGCTCAAGCATTAGACCTCTTGCAGAAGAATATTTCCACCAAACAGTCGGTATTTACCCAATATCAGGCTCAACTGAAAGAGGTAGAGGCTTTTTTGCAATCAGAAAAGGATTTACCCGAAATCGAAACTTCGCTGGCAGAATGGGTGAAGCACTTCAGCATCCGTTCACAACTGGCCATGCAACAGGTGAAAACCGTTTCCCGTCTGGAGGAAAACGGCAAGCTGCTGCAATCGGTCGATGAGCAAATCGCGAAACTTCTGGCAGAATATTCGACCAGGAAGACGCAATTAGCAGAATCGCAAACGAAGGAAAAGTCGCTGGCCGAAACGCTCGAAAAGCATCCGTTGGAACAATACCTGAAGCAGAAGGATGAATGGGTGGCTAAGCAGGCCTTGTTTGGCCGTTTGCAGCAGATATCGGCTTCTTTTCTGAGTTTATCTCAGCAGAAAAAAGAGCTGGATGAAGGATTGAAGGTGCAAATGGAAAATCAGAAAACGCTTCAATCGCAACAAAAGAGACAGCAAGAGGCGTTGGGAAATGCCAAAGCATTGATGCAGAAGTCGGAGCAGATTCTGGAGCTAGAATCACGCATCAAAAGCTACGAAGAGGAACGGAAAAAGCTGGTGGAAGGAGAGCCTTGCGCCCTTTGTGGTTCCACCGTTCACCCTTATGTGAAGCAGTACGCCGGGTTGGAGCTAACTGCCACGCAGAAGCAAGTCGCGGAGGAAAAAGCTTTGGTCGAAAAGCGGCAAAACGAACTGAATGCCATTTCGGCAAATGTCGCAGCCGTGCAGGCTCGTATCGAGTCAGGCACAACGCAATCAGCACAACTGGCCGCACAACAGGCGCAATTGGAAGCCGATTTTCAGGCCGGAAATGTTTCCTTTGCAATCACCGATAAAGAAACTCTGGCTGCCGGATTGGTTGAGGCTAATCAGGCATTGCAGACCCTGGAGGGGCAGATTGCCGGAGCGCAACAGCTACAGAAGGAGCGGGAAAAGTTACAGTCCGACATTCAGACACTCTCCAATGAATTTGCCGATATCACCAATAACGGGACGGAGCTTCGGGGAAAGCAATCGGCGTTGAAGCAACAACTGGAAACTGACCAGAAAGAGGCGGAGCGATTGCAGTCGGAGTTGGCAATCGTGGTCAATCAATTGACGGAAAGTATTGACAAATACGGATTCGCATTGCCGCAGGTGGAAGAGACCGAGTCGTTTATTGCCAGTCTGCAAAAACGCATTAGTCAATATAAGGAACAGTCCACGTTGCAAAATAAGCTTTTGACGGACATCCATACACTGGCTGCCGAACTGAAATCACAGGGTGAACTGGCTGCCGAAAAAGAGACCGCCCTGCAACAATTGCAAAAGCAATACGATGAGTTGACAGTTCAATTTACCGAAAAGGAGCAGCAGCGGATCTCCATTTTACCGAAAGAACTGTCGGTGGAAAAGCAGCGGGAGGAGTTGACCCGACAAGTGCAATTGGCGCAGCAACAGTTGAAGTCGGCCACTGACCAACGGAGTGTGATTCAGGAAAAACTGCTTGCTACCCGCACCGAACTGGAGACGCTTTCGAAGGATTCATTGACACAAAAAGAGAATTACGATACCTTGCAGCAGCAACTGGCTGCACAGCTCTCCGATACGCCGTTTCTCACCCGGGCAGCGGTGGAGGAGGCCTTGCTCTCCGATGAGCGGAAGCGACAACTTGATGTGCTTAAAAAGCAGCTTGACGATACCGCATTGGAACTCATTACCCTCGAAAAGCAGCGACAGTCGGAGTCGGATTCTCACTTGCAAAATAAAAACTTCGAACAGTCTGCCGAAGAGGCATTGGCACAAAAACAGCAGTGCGAAGCTGATCGCGGTGCGATGCAAAAGCAGTTGGGCGAAATCACAGAGCGTTTCCGCAAGGACGGTGAGATTCAGCTACGAAATCAGGAGGTAGTGGAGAAAATCAATGCACAAGAAAAGGTAGTCAGGAAATGGGAAAGCCTCTACTCTCGGTTGGGCGGTTCAAAGGATTCGTTCAACACCTACATCCAGCGGTTGACCCTGAAGCACCTCATTCGATTGGCTAACCACCATTTATCCAAACTCAACAACCGCTATTCGCTCTATATGGGCGACAAATATAAAGCGGGTGAGGAGCTGCAATTTGTCCTCATCGACCACGACCAGACCGACGAAATGCGTTACGTGGAGACCTCCAGCGGGGGTGAGAAGTTCCTCATCAGCCTGGCATTGGCGCTCGGCCTTTCCGACATCGCCAGCCGCAATGTCCGCATCGGGTCGCTCTTTATCGACGAAGGTTTCGGAACGCTTGATGCCAATACCCTGGAGACGGTGATTGCCACCCTCGAAACCCTTCAGTCACAAGGCAAGATGATCGGCATCATCTCGCACGTGGACAGCCTCAAAGAACGTATTCCTACTCAAATCGTGGTGAAGAAGCGCAGCAACGGCGTGAGTGCGGTGGAGATTGTATGA
- a CDS encoding DEAD/DEAH box helicase, with translation MTFKELQISEPILKALTNKKYDKPTPIQGQAIPVALAGRDLLGIAQTGTGKTAAFAIPIIQQLCQSKSERKREIKALILTPTRELAIQIDECFTDYAKYTNLRNTVIFGGVNQRPQVDKIKQGTDILVATPGRLLDLIAQKHISLANICHFVLDEADRMLDMGFIHDIKRILPMLPKQKQTLFFSATMPNAIASLSKSMLQNPARVEVAPVSSAAETVDQHLYFVEKPQKSDLLITLLNQQKDKSVLVFSRTKHGADKLARILNKKGIGCEAIHGNKAQNARQRALTNFKSGKTRVIIATDIAARGIDIANLELVINYDLPDMAETYVHRIGRTGRAGNNGTALTFCSPEEKAMVREIQKLTGKKLNTLSVPA, from the coding sequence ATGACATTTAAAGAATTACAAATATCAGAGCCGATATTGAAGGCACTGACGAACAAAAAATACGATAAGCCGACTCCCATTCAGGGGCAGGCAATCCCGGTCGCTCTTGCCGGCCGCGATTTATTAGGTATCGCACAGACGGGTACGGGGAAAACAGCAGCTTTTGCCATTCCCATTATCCAACAGCTTTGCCAGTCAAAATCGGAAAGAAAGCGGGAGATTAAGGCTTTGATTCTTACTCCGACACGTGAATTGGCGATTCAGATTGACGAATGTTTTACTGATTATGCCAAATATACGAATCTGCGCAATACAGTGATTTTCGGCGGGGTGAACCAACGCCCGCAGGTGGATAAGATTAAGCAGGGTACAGACATCCTGGTAGCTACTCCGGGACGATTGCTCGACCTGATAGCCCAGAAGCACATCAGTCTGGCGAATATTTGCCATTTTGTCCTCGACGAGGCCGACCGTATGCTCGACATGGGATTTATCCACGATATCAAACGCATACTCCCGATGTTGCCCAAGCAGAAGCAAACGCTCTTCTTCTCGGCAACGATGCCGAATGCCATTGCCAGCCTGTCAAAATCGATGTTGCAGAATCCGGCAAGGGTAGAAGTCGCTCCCGTATCATCGGCTGCGGAGACTGTGGATCAGCATCTCTATTTTGTAGAGAAACCGCAAAAAAGCGACTTGTTGATTACGCTGCTGAATCAGCAAAAAGATAAATCGGTACTGGTCTTTTCCCGTACTAAACACGGTGCGGACAAACTGGCCCGAATCCTGAATAAAAAAGGAATAGGCTGTGAAGCAATTCACGGTAACAAGGCCCAGAATGCCCGTCAGAGAGCCCTTACCAACTTCAAGTCGGGTAAAACCCGCGTAATCATCGCTACGGACATTGCTGCCCGCGGTATTGATATCGCCAATCTGGAGCTGGTAATCAACTACGATTTGCCGGATATGGCTGAGACGTATGTTCACCGCATCGGCCGCACCGGACGGGCCGGGAATAACGGAACGGCTCTTACGTTTTGTTCTCCGGAAGAAAAGGCGATGGTCAGGGAGATTCAAAAGCTGACGGGTAAGAAGCTGAATACTCTGTCGGTTCCAGCATAA